In Acidobacteriota bacterium, the sequence AGGTTCGATTAGTCTCCTTTACGTGGTCAATCGCCACAACGAGATGATTCAACCTCTGACCTATCTACTCCAGCTACTTTCGCAACTGGAGTTTACCGCCGCACCTCTTACTCATCATGCCGTCTCCTTTTATAGTGAGGTCATTGCTGCCAGTTTGCGGGCGGCAGGTTAGTCTCAGTGTATGTGGGCTGTCCAGATGTCCGGGCGAATTGTGTGCGGAAAAATTGCTGACCGGTCGGTAAGTTTAGTATCATCCGGCTCGCTGAATCATCTTCACTCATTTGCATTTCGTTTTTCGGCAGTTCCACACCCTCGCCCAGCGTCCGCGCTCCGCGCCTGTACGCTGGCTGCGGCGGCTGTCTGAAGGGCACGCTCCTTACACTGTCGAAGACGCTTACGTCCGAAAGGGAAGACCGCTATGCCAACCAAGTTTTGGTTTTTCGTCACGCTTTCTTTGTTGCTGCTCGCCAGCCCTACGTCCGCCCAACAACCGGCGAGTTCGCGCCCGCCTGATCCGGCGGCGATTCGACCCGCGCCCGCCACGAGTTTCAAAGCGCCGGAGAATATCGAATTCCGCACCGCCAACGTCATCAGCGAAGGCGTGCGCATTCATGCCGAGCTGTATTCCTTAAAGGCGCTCGCGGGCAAACCCTTGCCGACGATCATACAGGCGCACGGCTGGGGCGGCACGGCGGCGAACTTCCGGTTGGATTCGCTGGCGCTGGCGAATGCGGGTTATCTGGTCATCTGTTTTGATTATCGCGGCTGGGGACAAAGCGACGGGCGCATCATTCTGGCCGCGCCGCCTGAAAAACACGAAGGCCGCCGTTTCACCGCCCAGGTCGAAGAGTTACGTGAATACGTTGACCCAATGGAACAGTTGACCGACTGGTTCACCGTCATCAACTGGGCAATGGGCGAACCCGCCGTGGATAAGCAACGCATCGGCCTGCGCGGTTCCAGCTATTCGGGCGGACATGTGTTTTTTGTCGCGGCGCGTGAACCGCGCGTCAAAGCCATCGTCAGCCAGGTCGGCGCGTTTGATTCGCGCTGGGTCATGGCCGATGAAGCCAATCGCAAACTCACCTATGACGAAGCGACCAAACGCGCGCGCGGCGAACTGGGCTATCCCGAACCGCGTGTCAAAGCCGTCGGCAACCTGATCGGCGCGCCCATCCGCGACAAACTCATTCACTATTTGCCCAGCGATGAGGCCGCCAAGCTCAAAGATTGCGCGGCGCTCTTCATCGTGGCCGAAAAGGAAGAACTCTTTGACAACAAAGATCATGCCAAGCTGGCCTATGACCGCATGCCGGGGACGAAGAAGAAATACGTCTCTTACCCAGACATCACGCATTACGGCATTTATCGCGAGAAACGCCAGGAGGCGATCAATCTGGCGATTGAGTGGTTCGATCAGTATTTGAAGAAATAACCCGGCAGGTTCAGAGTGCAAGTTCAAGTTAAGAGTTCACGCTTCAGCGTGCCTAAGTCGAATTAACACGCTGAAGCGTGAACTCTTAACTTGAACTCTTAACCTGAACTCTGAACCTGCACCCAACGTCATTGGCCCAAAGCCGGTATGACAAGACAAATTTTTTCCAAGGAGAATCCATGCAACTGTCGAAAAAACTGTTTCTCAACTTGTGCCTGTCGTTGTTGGTCGTTGGCGTCTTGTCGGTCATCGGCAGCGCCCGCGCCAACTTTGCCGATCTCACGGGCACCTGGAAGCTCACCTTGCAAACGCAGCAAGGCACCAGCAACCCGACCCTGACCTTAAAGCAAGAAGGCGAAGAGTTGACTGGCACTTACAAAGGCCGTCTGGGCGAAGCACCAGTCAAAGGCACGGTCAAAGGCAATGCCTTCAAATTCAGTCTCAAGGTCAACGCGCAAGGCAACGAGTTGCAAATTGATTATGACGGCACCCTCGAAGCCGATGGCACCATCAAGGGCAAAGCGAAGTTCGGCGACTTCGGCGAAGGCACGTTCACTGGCAAGAAAGAATAATTTCAGACATCAGCCCCAAGGGGGCGCAATATGATAGCCCGGTGCAACGCACCGGGTCAGCAGATGAATGGTTTTCAAGCCCCAACGGGGCGCAATAACTATCTCGCCCCGTTGGGGCTTGCCTGATTTGATGTCCTGCGCCCAGGGCGTTGCCCTGGGCTTCATTACTTCGCCCCGTTGGGGCTGAGCAGTAACTCTTTGATTTCCACACCATCGAGAAAGCACGCTATGAAAGCATCCGCAAAAATCATCGGCAGTCTGGTATGTCTGCTGGCGCTCGTTTACGGCTGGGGATTCCCTTCCACCGCGCAAGACCTGGCGGGCAAAGCTGCGCCGCCCGATGGCGCGAAACTTTATGAAGCGCGTTGCGCCGTCTGTCACGACAACGCGCAAGACCGCACGCCGCCCAAAGCGCAACTCGCGCGCAAGCTGCCCGATGAAATTATCACCGCGCTCACCAACGGCGTGATGAAAACGCAGGCCGCCGGGTTGAAGGAATTGGAAATTCGCGCACTGGCCGTGTATCTGACCGGCAAACAACCGGCGGGCTTGCTCGACCCCGCGCAACTCGCCAATCGCTGCCAGACGCCCGGCGCGCCCCTCAATCTGAAAGCGGCGAATTGGAACGGCTGGGGCGCTGATCTCGATAACACGCGCTATCAACCCAAACCCGGGTTGAAGGCCGCCGACGTGCCGCGCCTCAAGGTCAAATGGGCGTTCGCCTATCCCGCCTCAATGGCGATTGGGCAACCAACCATCGTTGGCGACCGGTTGTTTGTCACGACCGATTCGGGCCAGGTCATCAGCCTGAACGCGCAAACGGGTTGCGCCTATTGGGCGGTGGGCGTGAATGCGCCGGTGCGCACGGCGGTTTCGGTCGGCCCGCTGCCCGCTGGTCACAGCAGCGGGGCCAAATTCGCCGCCTATTTCGGCGACGAACGCGCCACGGTTCATGCGGTGGATGCCGAGACGGGCAAACATTTGTGGCGGATAAAACTCGACGATCACCCGGTCGCGCGCATCACGGGTTCGCCTGTCCTGCACGGTGATCGTTTGTACGTGCCCGTTTCTTCAGTCGAAGAGGCCATCTCGCGCGGCGACAAATACGAATGCTGCAAGTTTCGCGGCGCGATGACGGCGCTCGATGCTTACACCGGCAAACTGCTCTGGAAGTCGCACACCATCACCGAAGAGATGCGGCCATATAAAAAGAATTCGGCGGGCACGCAGCTTTACGGCCCGGCGGGCGCGGCCATCTGGTCGGCCCCGACGCTCGACCTCAAACGTGGCGTGCTGTATGCGGGCACGGGCAATTCCTACACCGATGCGCCCACGACCGGGGCCGACTCAATCCTCGCGTTCGATCTGGCGACGGGCAAAATTCGCTGGGGTTTTCAGGCCCTGCCCAACGACAACTTCATCATGAATTGCCGCCAGCCGGGCCAGGGCAATTGCCCCGAAAACGCCGGGCCGGATTTCGATTTCGGCAGTTCACCGATCTTGCGCAAACTGCCCAACGGCAAAGACGTGATTCTCGCCGGCAACAAAGCGGGCATCCTCTTCGCGCTCGACCCTGACAACCAAGGCAAGAAACTGTGGGAAGCCAAACTCGGTTTTGGCACCGCGCTGGGCGGCATCGAGTGGGGCTTCACCGCCGATGCGGCGAATGTGTATGTGCCGCTGGCCGATCCGTTCGGCGATCCCAAGCAACGCAAGCCGGGTCTGGCCGCCGTGAAAATCGCCACCGGCGAAAAGCTCTGGTTCATCCCCGCGCCCGAAGCGAAATGCACCTGGGGGACGACCCGCTGCAACAACGCGCAATCGGCGGCGGCTTCGTTGATTCCCGGCGTCGTGTTTTCGGGCGCGTCTGACGGTCACTTGCGCGCCTACGCGACGGCTGACGGCAAGATCGTTTGGGATTTCGATACGGCGGGACAGCCTTACGATGCGGTCAACGGCAAGCAGGCCAAAGGCGGCACGATAGATGGGGGCGGGCCGACGATTGCGAACGGCATTGTTTATGTCAATTCCGGCTATGGCCGCATCATCGGGATGCCGGGCAATGCGTTGCTGGCGTTTTCGGTGGAGGGCAAGTAGCAAGGAATTTTTTGGCAACCTTGTACAGCGGACTGATAGTCCGCTGGCAGTCTGCAAGGCAAGCCCGCGCAGGATGATTGGAGTCTCTGCCAATGTACGATTGGTAAAGACCGGCAGCGGACTGACAGTCCGCTGTACATTTGAACAAGGAGCATCCATGTTACGACGACGCACTCTGACGTTCTTCCTCTTTACGCTGCTCATTGCCCCGTTGGCAGTGGCGCAAACCGACAACAAGCTCGCCAAGAACGATTACAGCAAAGGCGAAAACTGGCTCTGCCGTCCGGGCCGCCAGGATGCCTGCGCCGCTGACCTAACGACGACCATCGTCGAAGCCAACGGCACACTCAAAGAAGAGAAATTCAAAGCCGATCCCAAAGCGCCGATTGATTGCTTTTACGTCTATCCGACGGTTTCGCTCGACGCGACGCCCAACAGCGATATGACTGCCGGGCCGGAAGAGAATCGCGTCGTGCAATACCAATTCGCGCGCTTTGCCGCCAAGTGCC encodes:
- a CDS encoding alpha/beta fold hydrolase, with protein sequence MPTKFWFFVTLSLLLLASPTSAQQPASSRPPDPAAIRPAPATSFKAPENIEFRTANVISEGVRIHAELYSLKALAGKPLPTIIQAHGWGGTAANFRLDSLALANAGYLVICFDYRGWGQSDGRIILAAPPEKHEGRRFTAQVEELREYVDPMEQLTDWFTVINWAMGEPAVDKQRIGLRGSSYSGGHVFFVAAREPRVKAIVSQVGAFDSRWVMADEANRKLTYDEATKRARGELGYPEPRVKAVGNLIGAPIRDKLIHYLPSDEAAKLKDCAALFIVAEKEELFDNKDHAKLAYDRMPGTKKKYVSYPDITHYGIYREKRQEAINLAIEWFDQYLKK
- a CDS encoding PQQ-binding-like beta-propeller repeat protein, which translates into the protein MKASAKIIGSLVCLLALVYGWGFPSTAQDLAGKAAPPDGAKLYEARCAVCHDNAQDRTPPKAQLARKLPDEIITALTNGVMKTQAAGLKELEIRALAVYLTGKQPAGLLDPAQLANRCQTPGAPLNLKAANWNGWGADLDNTRYQPKPGLKAADVPRLKVKWAFAYPASMAIGQPTIVGDRLFVTTDSGQVISLNAQTGCAYWAVGVNAPVRTAVSVGPLPAGHSSGAKFAAYFGDERATVHAVDAETGKHLWRIKLDDHPVARITGSPVLHGDRLYVPVSSVEEAISRGDKYECCKFRGAMTALDAYTGKLLWKSHTITEEMRPYKKNSAGTQLYGPAGAAIWSAPTLDLKRGVLYAGTGNSYTDAPTTGADSILAFDLATGKIRWGFQALPNDNFIMNCRQPGQGNCPENAGPDFDFGSSPILRKLPNGKDVILAGNKAGILFALDPDNQGKKLWEAKLGFGTALGGIEWGFTADAANVYVPLADPFGDPKQRKPGLAAVKIATGEKLWFIPAPEAKCTWGTTRCNNAQSAAASLIPGVVFSGASDGHLRAYATADGKIVWDFDTAGQPYDAVNGKQAKGGTIDGGGPTIANGIVYVNSGYGRIIGMPGNALLAFSVEGK